One Parageobacillus sp. KH3-4 genomic region harbors:
- the rplJ gene encoding 50S ribosomal protein L10 — protein MGSAIELKKQIVAEIADKFRASKSTVIVDYRGLNVAEITELRKRLREAGVEFKVYKNTLTRRALAEVGLEGLNDVFTGPNAIAFSNEDVVAPAKILSEFAKEHEALEIKAGVIEGNIATIEEINALAKLPSREGLLSMLLSVLQAPIRNFALVAKAVADKKEEQSA, from the coding sequence ATGGGCAGTGCGATCGAACTCAAAAAGCAAATTGTAGCGGAAATTGCCGACAAATTCCGCGCAAGCAAATCGACGGTTATCGTAGACTATCGCGGCCTTAACGTAGCAGAGATCACGGAACTTCGCAAGCGGCTTCGCGAAGCGGGCGTTGAGTTCAAAGTGTATAAAAACACATTAACTCGCCGCGCTTTGGCGGAAGTCGGATTAGAAGGATTAAACGACGTATTCACTGGGCCGAATGCGATTGCGTTTAGCAACGAAGACGTTGTAGCGCCTGCGAAAATTTTAAGTGAGTTTGCCAAAGAACATGAAGCGCTTGAGATCAAAGCAGGTGTGATTGAAGGCAACATTGCGACGATTGAAGAAATTAACGCTCTTGCGAAACTTCCTTCGCGCGAAGGCTTGCTTTCTATGTTGCTTAGCGTTCTTCAAGCTCCAATCCGCAACTTTGCGCTTGTTGCCAAAGCGGTTGCGGACAAAAAAGAAGAGCAAAGCGCATAA
- the cysS gene encoding cysteine--tRNA ligase, with product MSSIRLYNTLTRKKEPFEPLEPNKVKMYVCGPTVYNYIHIGNARAAIVFDTIRRYLEFRGYEVKYVSNFTDVDDKLIKAARELGEDVPTVAERFIQAYFEDIAALGCKKADVHPRVTENMDTIIEFIQALIEKGYAYEVDGDVYYRTRKFAEYGKLSHQSIDELKAGARIEVGEKKEDPLDFALWKAAKEGEICWDSPWGKGRPGWHIECSAMARKYLGDTIDIHAGGQDLTFPHHENEIAQSEALTGKPFAKYWLHNGYLNINNEKMSKSLGNFVLVHDIIRQIDPQVLRFFMLSVHYRHPINYSEELLESAKKGLERLKTSYFNLKHRLQSSTNLTDDDEQWLARIQEQHEAFIREMDDDFNTANGIAVLFELAKQANLYLHEKNTSERVIHAFLREFEQLLDVLGITLQEEELLDEEIEALIQKRNEARKNRNFALADQIRDELKAKNIILEDTPQGTRWKRG from the coding sequence ATGAGCAGCATTCGGCTTTATAACACATTGACAAGAAAAAAAGAACCGTTTGAACCGCTTGAACCAAATAAGGTAAAAATGTACGTATGCGGTCCGACGGTGTATAACTATATTCATATCGGCAACGCCCGCGCCGCGATCGTATTTGATACGATTCGCCGCTACCTAGAATTTCGTGGTTACGAAGTGAAATATGTATCCAATTTTACTGATGTCGATGATAAGCTTATTAAAGCGGCGCGCGAATTGGGAGAAGATGTGCCGACGGTTGCAGAGCGTTTTATTCAAGCGTATTTTGAAGATATTGCGGCGCTTGGCTGCAAAAAAGCGGATGTGCATCCACGCGTAACCGAAAATATGGATACGATTATTGAATTTATTCAAGCATTGATCGAGAAAGGTTATGCGTACGAAGTTGATGGAGATGTGTACTATCGTACAAGAAAATTTGCAGAATACGGCAAACTCTCGCATCAATCTATTGATGAACTGAAAGCGGGAGCGCGCATTGAAGTTGGAGAAAAGAAAGAAGATCCGCTTGATTTTGCATTATGGAAGGCGGCAAAAGAGGGGGAAATTTGCTGGGATAGCCCGTGGGGAAAAGGGCGTCCGGGATGGCATATCGAATGCTCGGCAATGGCGCGCAAATATTTGGGGGATACGATTGATATTCATGCTGGCGGTCAGGATTTGACGTTCCCGCATCATGAAAACGAAATCGCCCAATCAGAAGCGTTAACAGGCAAACCGTTTGCAAAATATTGGCTTCATAACGGATATTTGAATATTAATAACGAAAAAATGTCGAAATCGCTCGGCAACTTCGTGCTTGTTCACGACATTATCCGACAAATCGACCCGCAAGTATTGCGGTTTTTTATGCTTTCTGTTCACTACCGTCATCCGATTAACTATAGCGAAGAGTTGTTAGAAAGCGCCAAAAAAGGATTGGAGCGGTTGAAAACGTCTTATTTTAATCTAAAACATCGATTGCAGAGCAGCACGAACTTAACCGATGACGACGAGCAGTGGCTTGCACGCATTCAAGAGCAGCATGAGGCGTTTATTCGGGAAATGGACGACGATTTTAATACAGCTAATGGAATCGCCGTGCTATTTGAATTAGCGAAACAAGCGAATTTGTATTTGCATGAGAAGAACACCTCGGAACGTGTTATTCATGCGTTTTTGCGTGAATTTGAACAGCTGTTAGACGTGCTCGGCATTACGCTGCAGGAAGAGGAATTGTTGGACGAGGAAATCGAAGCGCTTATTCAAAAGCGGAACGAAGCGAGAAAAAACCGGAATTTTGCTTTAGCGGATCAAATTCGCGATGAATTAAAAGCGAAAAACATTATTTTGGAAGATACGCCGCAAGGAACAAGATGGAAAAGAGGATAA
- a CDS encoding NYN domain-containing protein gives MNILIVDGYNIIGAWPELRELKEEDDLAAARDLLISKMAEYQGFTGDQVIIVFDAHLIQGNEKKYKNHQVEVIFTKENETADERIERLAKSLINVQTKVYVATSDYTEQWTIFSQGALRKSARELLVEMESIEKAISKKLQNIKEQTPMSKVPLPDEVARIFEKWRRGQK, from the coding sequence ATGAATATTCTGATTGTCGATGGCTATAACATTATCGGTGCTTGGCCGGAGCTTCGCGAGCTGAAGGAGGAGGATGACCTTGCTGCGGCAAGGGATTTATTGATTTCCAAAATGGCCGAGTACCAAGGATTTACTGGTGATCAAGTCATTATCGTTTTCGATGCGCACCTCATACAAGGGAATGAGAAAAAATACAAAAATCACCAAGTCGAAGTTATTTTTACAAAGGAAAATGAGACAGCGGATGAGCGGATTGAAAGATTGGCAAAAAGCTTAATTAATGTGCAAACAAAGGTGTATGTCGCTACTTCCGATTATACGGAGCAATGGACGATTTTTAGTCAAGGGGCGTTGCGCAAGTCGGCGCGCGAACTTTTAGTGGAGATGGAGTCTATCGAAAAAGCTATTTCAAAAAAATTGCAAAATATAAAAGAGCAAACCCCGATGTCTAAAGTTCCGTTGCCGGACGAAGTAGCCCGAATTTTCGAAAAATGGCGAAGAGGACAAAAATGA
- the secE gene encoding preprotein translocase subunit SecE, translating to MQRMINFFKEVAREMRKVSWPSRKELVNYTAIVLVTVAFFTVFFAVVDLGISELIRLVFE from the coding sequence ATGCAGCGAATGATTAATTTTTTTAAAGAAGTAGCACGGGAAATGAGAAAGGTAAGCTGGCCAAGCCGAAAAGAACTTGTCAATTATACGGCAATTGTATTGGTTACCGTTGCGTTTTTCACGGTATTTTTTGCAGTGGTTGATCTAGGCATTTCCGAATTAATTCGTCTCGTTTTTGAATAA
- the rplL gene encoding 50S ribosomal protein L7/L12, whose amino-acid sequence MTKEQIIEAIKNMTVLELNDLVKAIEEEFGVTAAAPVVVAGGAAGGGDAAAEKTEFDVILTDGGAQKIKVIKVVREITGLGLKEAKDLVDNTPKPIKEGVSKEEAEEIKAKLEEVGASVELK is encoded by the coding sequence ATGACTAAAGAACAAATCATTGAAGCCATTAAAAATATGACAGTATTAGAATTAAACGATTTAGTAAAAGCGATTGAAGAAGAGTTCGGCGTAACTGCTGCTGCTCCTGTAGTAGTTGCTGGTGGCGCTGCTGGCGGCGGCGATGCTGCTGCGGAAAAAACAGAATTCGATGTTATTCTTACTGACGGCGGCGCACAAAAAATTAAAGTTATCAAAGTTGTTCGTGAAATCACTGGCCTTGGCTTGAAAGAAGCAAAAGACTTAGTAGATAACACTCCAAAACCAATTAAAGAAGGCGTTTCTAAAGAAGAAGCAGAAGAAATTAAAGCAAAACTTGAAGAAGTTGGCGCTAGCGTAGAATTAAAATAA
- the rplA gene encoding 50S ribosomal protein L1 has protein sequence MPKRGKKYLEALKLVDRSKAYPVAEAIELVKKTNIAKFDATVEVAFRLGVDPKKADQQIRGAVVLPHGTGKVQRVLVFAKGEKAKEAEAAGADYVGDTEYINKIQQGWFDFDVVVATPDMMGEVGKLGRILGPKGLMPNPKTGTVTFDVAKAVQEIKAGKVEYRVDKAGNVHVPIGKVSFDSEKLVENFTTIYEAILKAKPAAAKGTYVKNVTVTSTMGPGIKVDPSTVAVAQ, from the coding sequence ATGCCAAAAAGAGGAAAAAAATATTTGGAAGCATTGAAGCTTGTGGATCGCTCTAAAGCGTATCCGGTTGCAGAAGCGATTGAGCTTGTAAAGAAAACAAACATTGCGAAATTTGACGCTACAGTGGAAGTTGCGTTCCGTTTGGGCGTTGATCCGAAAAAAGCGGACCAACAAATTCGCGGCGCGGTTGTATTGCCTCATGGTACAGGAAAAGTACAACGCGTATTAGTATTCGCGAAAGGAGAAAAAGCGAAAGAAGCGGAAGCTGCTGGCGCTGACTACGTTGGCGATACAGAATATATCAACAAAATCCAGCAAGGCTGGTTTGATTTTGACGTCGTTGTTGCCACTCCAGACATGATGGGTGAAGTAGGTAAATTAGGACGTATTTTAGGTCCGAAAGGATTAATGCCAAACCCGAAAACAGGCACGGTTACATTTGACGTTGCGAAAGCCGTACAAGAAATTAAAGCCGGTAAAGTGGAATATCGTGTTGACAAAGCCGGCAACGTTCATGTGCCGATTGGCAAAGTTTCGTTTGATAGCGAAAAGCTCGTAGAAAACTTCACTACGATTTACGAAGCTATTTTAAAAGCAAAACCGGCTGCCGCTAAAGGCACTTACGTGAAAAACGTAACCGTTACTTCGACGATGGGGCCTGGCATCAAGGTAGACCCATCTACGGTTGCTGTAGCGCAATAA
- the nusG gene encoding transcription termination/antitermination protein NusG: protein MEKNWYVIHTYSGYENKVKANLEKRVESMGMQDKIFRIVVPEETETDTKSGKKKATKRKVFPGYVLVEMIMTDDSWYVVRNTPGVTGFVGSSGAGSKPTPLLEEEVEMILKRMGMQLAELDVDYELKETVRVKEGPFANFTGTIEEIDVDKRKVKVLVNMFGRETPVEFEFSQIEKI from the coding sequence ATGGAAAAAAATTGGTATGTTATTCATACGTATTCAGGCTATGAAAATAAAGTGAAAGCCAACTTGGAAAAACGCGTTGAGTCTATGGGGATGCAAGATAAAATTTTTCGCATCGTCGTTCCTGAAGAAACGGAGACAGATACAAAAAGCGGCAAGAAGAAAGCGACAAAAAGAAAAGTATTTCCGGGGTACGTGTTAGTCGAGATGATTATGACCGATGATTCTTGGTATGTAGTGCGCAATACGCCAGGGGTAACGGGATTTGTCGGCTCAAGCGGAGCTGGTTCCAAACCGACGCCGCTTCTTGAAGAAGAAGTCGAAATGATTTTAAAGCGGATGGGTATGCAGCTTGCTGAGCTGGATGTAGATTATGAATTAAAAGAAACGGTAAGAGTAAAAGAAGGCCCTTTTGCCAATTTTACAGGTACAATTGAAGAGATCGATGTTGATAAAAGAAAAGTGAAAGTGCTTGTCAATATGTTTGGTCGCGAAACGCCAGTGGAATTTGAGTTTTCGCAAATTGAAAAAATATGA
- a CDS encoding Mini-ribonuclease 3, which produces MNLLQPVKDVKQMNGLTLAYIGDAVYELYVRHHLLSSGNAKPHQLHKQAIQYVSAKAQAKVLLTLLENGILTEEEQSVVRRGRNAKSGTIPKNTDVQTYRYSTAFEALIGYHFLGNNEKRVEELIRCSFMIIESEERKL; this is translated from the coding sequence ATGAATCTTTTGCAGCCAGTCAAAGATGTGAAGCAAATGAACGGATTAACGCTTGCTTACATTGGGGATGCCGTATACGAATTGTACGTGCGGCATCACCTTCTTTCCAGCGGAAATGCAAAGCCACATCAGCTTCATAAGCAAGCGATTCAATATGTATCGGCAAAAGCGCAGGCGAAAGTGCTATTAACATTGTTGGAAAATGGAATATTAACAGAAGAAGAGCAGTCGGTCGTTCGTCGGGGGCGAAACGCCAAATCCGGCACGATTCCCAAAAACACGGATGTGCAGACGTACCGATATAGTACAGCGTTTGAGGCATTGATCGGATACCATTTTTTAGGTAATAATGAAAAACGGGTGGAGGAGCTTATTCGCTGTTCTTTTATGATTATTGAAAGTGAGGAAAGGAAGTTGTAG
- a CDS encoding class I SAM-dependent methyltransferase, translated as MSEHYYSPTPSSESNPHTWTFTLRGHELTFTTDSGVFSKREVDFGTRLLIETFEEPDVDGDFLDVGCGYGPIGLAIAKSFPDRHVDMIDINKRALELANENKRANHIANTSIYESDLFERVGDKKFAAILTNPPIRAGKRVVYAIFEQSAAHLYPNGELWVVIQKKQGAPSALKKLQEIFSCVEVVTKKKGYYIIKSKKC; from the coding sequence TTGAGCGAACATTATTACTCCCCAACTCCGTCATCTGAAAGCAATCCACATACGTGGACGTTTACATTGCGGGGCCATGAGCTGACATTTACGACAGACAGCGGCGTATTTTCGAAGCGAGAAGTCGATTTTGGGACGCGCTTGCTGATTGAAACGTTTGAAGAACCGGACGTGGACGGCGATTTTTTAGATGTAGGGTGCGGGTATGGCCCGATCGGGTTGGCCATTGCGAAATCATTTCCGGACCGCCATGTAGACATGATTGATATAAACAAGCGCGCGCTTGAATTGGCGAACGAGAATAAGCGCGCTAACCATATTGCAAACACGTCCATTTATGAAAGTGATTTATTTGAACGAGTGGGAGATAAAAAATTTGCCGCGATTTTGACAAACCCGCCGATCCGCGCAGGAAAACGTGTCGTTTACGCCATTTTTGAACAAAGCGCTGCCCATCTTTACCCTAACGGAGAATTGTGGGTTGTAATTCAGAAAAAACAGGGGGCTCCTTCCGCGCTAAAAAAATTGCAAGAAATATTCTCGTGTGTAGAAGTCGTGACAAAGAAAAAAGGATATTATATCATAAAGTCAAAAAAATGTTGA
- the sigH gene encoding RNA polymerase sporulation sigma factor SigH: MGECFKEKTYQSYKHLEDEQLVELVHQGDGDALDFLIHKYQNFVRAKARSYFLVGADREDIIQEGMIGLYKAVRDFKGDKLSSFKAFAELCITRQMITAIKTATRQKHIPLNSYVSLDKPIYDDESDRTLMDVISGTKAMDPEELIVNREEVDDIEVKMTELLSDLERKVLALYLDGRSYQEISEELNRHVKSIDNALQRVKRKLEKYLECREISL; encoded by the coding sequence GTGGGCGAATGCTTCAAAGAGAAGACGTACCAAAGCTATAAGCATTTGGAAGACGAGCAGTTAGTGGAGCTTGTGCATCAAGGGGATGGGGACGCGCTCGATTTTTTGATCCATAAGTATCAAAACTTTGTTCGTGCCAAAGCACGCTCTTATTTTTTAGTCGGCGCGGACCGGGAAGACATCATTCAAGAAGGAATGATCGGTTTATATAAGGCGGTTCGCGATTTTAAAGGGGACAAGCTTTCTTCTTTTAAAGCGTTTGCAGAACTTTGTATTACGAGGCAGATGATCACTGCGATTAAAACGGCGACAAGACAAAAGCATATCCCGCTTAACTCCTACGTATCGTTAGACAAACCGATTTATGATGATGAATCGGACCGGACGCTGATGGATGTCATTTCTGGAACGAAAGCGATGGATCCAGAAGAGCTGATCGTTAACCGCGAAGAAGTCGATGATATTGAAGTGAAAATGACGGAGCTGCTCAGTGATTTGGAACGGAAGGTGCTTGCTTTATATTTGGATGGCCGATCATATCAAGAGATTTCTGAAGAGCTAAACCGCCATGTCAAATCGATCGATAACGCCCTTCAGCGCGTAAAAAGGAAGCTGGAAAAATATCTGGAGTGCCGTGAAATTAGCCTTTAG
- the rplK gene encoding 50S ribosomal protein L11 → MAKKVVKVVKLQIPAGKANPAPPVGPALGQAGVNIMAFCKEFNARTADQAGLIIPVEITVYEDRSFTFITKTPPAAVLLKKAAGIESGSGEPNRNKVATIKRDKVREIAELKMPDLNAASIEAAMRMVEGTARSMGIVIED, encoded by the coding sequence GTGGCAAAAAAAGTTGTAAAAGTCGTGAAACTACAAATTCCTGCAGGAAAAGCGAATCCGGCACCGCCAGTTGGTCCAGCGTTAGGTCAAGCCGGTGTTAATATTATGGCATTTTGCAAAGAGTTCAATGCTCGCACAGCTGACCAAGCAGGTTTAATTATTCCGGTTGAAATTACGGTATATGAAGACCGTTCATTTACATTTATTACAAAAACTCCGCCAGCTGCAGTGTTATTGAAAAAAGCGGCCGGCATTGAATCTGGTTCCGGTGAACCAAACCGCAATAAAGTAGCGACAATCAAACGCGATAAAGTGCGCGAGATTGCCGAATTGAAAATGCCGGATTTAAACGCAGCGAGCATCGAAGCTGCGATGCGCATGGTTGAAGGTACGGCCCGCAGCATGGGCATCGTTATCGAAGACTAA
- the rpmG gene encoding 50S ribosomal protein L33, whose translation MRKKIILACSQCNSRNYVTMKNVNHFQQRFETNKFCKTCNAHTTHRETK comes from the coding sequence ATGCGCAAAAAAATTATTTTGGCTTGTAGTCAATGCAATAGCCGAAATTATGTTACAATGAAAAATGTCAACCATTTTCAACAACGCTTTGAAACAAATAAATTTTGCAAAACTTGCAATGCGCACACGACCCACCGTGAAACGAAATAA
- the rlmB gene encoding 23S rRNA (guanosine(2251)-2'-O)-methyltransferase RlmB: MDFIIGKNPVIEALKSERQINKIWIAEGVQRHSVQPIIQLAKQNGVLVQYVPKKKLDQMVEGTHQGIVAQVAAYRYYEVDDLFVRASEKNEPPFFLILDELEDPHNLGSIMRTADAVGAHGIIIPKRRSVGLTATVAKASTGAIEYIPVARVTNLARTIDELKERGVWIVGTDAKAEDDYRSLDGTMPLALVIGSEGKGIGRLILEKCDFLIRLPMRGHVTSLNASVAASLLMYEVYRKRYPLGE; this comes from the coding sequence ATGGATTTTATTATTGGGAAAAATCCCGTCATCGAGGCGTTGAAATCGGAAAGACAAATTAACAAAATTTGGATAGCGGAAGGTGTGCAGCGTCACTCCGTTCAACCGATTATTCAGCTCGCTAAGCAAAACGGTGTGCTTGTGCAATACGTTCCGAAAAAAAAACTCGATCAAATGGTAGAAGGGACGCACCAAGGAATTGTCGCTCAAGTCGCGGCATACCGTTATTATGAAGTCGACGATTTATTTGTGCGAGCGTCCGAAAAAAACGAACCGCCGTTTTTTCTCATTCTAGATGAACTAGAGGACCCGCATAATTTGGGTTCGATTATGCGAACGGCTGATGCTGTAGGGGCGCATGGCATCATTATTCCGAAGCGGCGCTCTGTCGGCTTGACGGCAACGGTCGCGAAAGCTTCGACAGGGGCAATCGAATACATCCCTGTCGCGCGAGTGACGAATTTGGCGAGAACAATAGATGAATTAAAAGAGCGCGGCGTATGGATTGTCGGGACAGATGCCAAAGCGGAGGATGACTATCGCTCCCTTGACGGAACGATGCCGCTGGCTCTTGTGATTGGCAGTGAAGGAAAAGGAATCGGAAGGCTTATTTTAGAAAAATGCGACTTTCTTATTCGTTTGCCGATGCGAGGGCATGTTACGTCATTGAACGCTTCTGTCGCCGCGAGTCTTCTCATGTATGAGGTGTATCGCAAACGTTATCCGTTAGGGGAATAA